A window from Candidatus Gracilibacteria bacterium encodes these proteins:
- the rpsM gene encoding 30S ribosomal protein S13: MVRLAGVQLPMEKRVEVGLTYIYGVGRNLSKTILNELNISLDTKIKDLTEDELAKLRDALTKLRTEGDLRRKVQMDVKRLQDISSYRGYRHKKRLPARGQRTKTNARTKRGRRMTMGSGRVKESKT; this comes from the coding sequence ATGGTCCGTCTCGCTGGAGTACAACTGCCAATGGAAAAACGCGTTGAAGTAGGTCTCACCTACATCTATGGCGTTGGACGAAACTTGTCTAAAACAATATTGAACGAGTTGAACATTTCTCTAGACACAAAGATTAAAGATCTGACTGAAGACGAACTGGCCAAGCTCCGTGATGCACTCACCAAGCTTCGAACTGAAGGAGATTTACGACGAAAGGTTCAAATGGATGTCAAACGACTTCAAGACATTTCCTCTTATCGAGGATACCGTCACAAGAAGCGCCTCCCTGCCCGTGGACAACGCACCAAGACCAACGCGCGAACCAAACGCGGTCGCCGTATGACCATGGGAAGTGGCCGTGTAAAAGAAAGTAAAACTTAA
- the rpmJ gene encoding 50S ribosomal protein L36, translating to MKVRASVKIICEKCRKIRRNRVVRIICDNPKHKQRQG from the coding sequence ATGAAAGTCCGAGCCTCTGTAAAAATCATCTGTGAAAAATGCCGCAAGATTCGTCGCAATCGAGTGGTTCGCATCATCTGCGACAACCCTAAGCACAAGCAAAGACAAGGTTAA
- a CDS encoding LCP family protein, giving the protein MIFTNVDEETREITLISIPRDLYFNGRKINSVYAEYGIEEQVSWVEEIVGQQIDNFILIDMYVFRDIIDLMGGVDIILEEDLIDPTYKTCDVGVCSTLYYEAGLHHLDGTAALRIARSRHSTSDYSRAARQQLILEGIKDKAMNLGIGDAAALMSILNTLIDSTETDISVDSALRYYFRYQNFELNNGNVISTANVLDAVPVPVDYLTSHPIQTCLDESRPETCTQTYAIDTLMPIDSNWGLIRGFVQQLLDE; this is encoded by the coding sequence ATGATTTTTACGAATGTGGATGAGGAAACGCGTGAAATCACTTTGATCAGCATCCCCCGAGATCTCTATTTTAACGGAAGAAAAATCAACAGCGTGTATGCCGAGTATGGCATAGAAGAGCAGGTGAGTTGGGTGGAAGAAATTGTTGGGCAGCAGATAGATAACTTTATTTTGATCGACATGTATGTGTTTCGAGACATTATTGATTTGATGGGTGGAGTGGACATTATACTGGAAGAAGACTTGATTGATCCCACTTACAAAACTTGCGATGTCGGGGTGTGTTCCACTCTGTATTATGAGGCGGGATTGCATCATTTGGATGGCACGGCGGCGCTTCGCATTGCTCGGTCCAGGCACAGCACTTCGGATTATTCGCGCGCGGCGCGCCAGCAACTGATTTTAGAGGGGATTAAAGACAAAGCCATGAACCTGGGCATTGGGGATGCCGCGGCGCTCATGTCTATTTTAAATACTCTCATCGACTCCACGGAAACGGACATCTCGGTGGACAGTGCCTTAAGGTACTATTTCCGCTACCAAAACTTTGAACTCAATAATGGTAATGTGATCTCCACCGCCAATGTGCTCGATGCCGTGCCGGTTCCGGTGGATTACCTTACTTCGCATCCCATCCAAACCTGTTTGGATGAGAGTCGTCCGGAAACATGTACACAAACTTATGCCATCGACACTCTTATGCCCATTGATTCGAACTGGGGCCTGATTAGAGGCTTTGTTCAGCAGCTTTTGGATGAATAG
- the map gene encoding type I methionyl aminopeptidase codes for MRGKVSIKTPNQIRAMRESGKALAVILSELEKVLEVGMSTMDLERKAEELFKRYQVQPGFKGYNGYPNILCTSVNDEVVHTIPNKIPMQKGDILSIDCGVIIDGMNSDSAVACIVGNETISEAKRLVDTCITALWSGVAQAKPGNHVGDIGHAIQTIVEAAGFSIIRELTGHGIGTRLHEPPFVCNYGEPGEGEELVPGMCIAIEPIIAMGRPEIQTLDDDWTIITEDGSLAIQHEHTLLITDRGNEILTLREGEKRQ; via the coding sequence ATGCGAGGAAAAGTCAGCATAAAAACACCAAATCAAATCCGTGCGATGCGCGAATCCGGCAAAGCTCTCGCGGTGATTTTGAGTGAACTCGAAAAAGTTTTAGAAGTCGGAATGAGCACCATGGACCTGGAAAGAAAAGCCGAAGAGCTATTCAAAAGATATCAAGTACAACCGGGTTTTAAAGGGTACAACGGCTACCCCAACATTCTGTGTACTTCGGTGAACGATGAAGTGGTCCACACCATTCCCAACAAAATCCCCATGCAAAAGGGGGACATCCTCTCCATCGACTGCGGAGTGATTATTGATGGAATGAACAGTGATTCCGCTGTGGCCTGCATTGTGGGAAACGAGACCATCAGTGAAGCCAAACGACTGGTGGACACTTGTATTACCGCTTTATGGAGCGGAGTGGCACAGGCCAAACCCGGAAACCATGTTGGCGATATCGGTCACGCCATCCAAACCATTGTGGAAGCGGCGGGATTTTCAATCATTCGTGAACTCACCGGACACGGCATCGGCACTCGTCTGCACGAGCCTCCCTTCGTTTGCAACTATGGGGAACCCGGAGAAGGAGAAGAATTGGTTCCCGGTATGTGCATCGCCATCGAACCCATCATTGCCATGGGCCGTCCCGAAATTCAAACGCTCGACGACGACTGGACCATCATCACCGAAGATGGCTCCCTCGCCATTCAACACGAACATACCCTCCTTATCACCGACCGTGGCAACGAAATCTTAACTCTGCGGGAAGGAGAGAAACGCCAATAA
- a CDS encoding nucleoside monophosphate kinase, translating into MDLIMFGMQGSGKGTQSQRIADRCSLQIFETGAELRRLAAENSELGMRVKSIIESGRLVPTEVVMEIIADFLHHLPEGKAALFDGIPRSDDQQKLFDELMQKEGRSFVGLLIELTEEEAIKRLTTRRLCPECKTIYPAFYEKETCEKDGSTLITRQDDTPDAIRVRLDTFVEKTVPVIEAYKAQGKMLIVKGEQSIDEVTKDIFEVLKPHFSCEEKSA; encoded by the coding sequence ATGGATCTCATAATGTTTGGAATGCAGGGCTCCGGAAAAGGAACTCAAAGCCAAAGGATAGCCGACCGTTGCTCTCTGCAGATTTTTGAAACCGGTGCGGAATTGCGTCGCCTCGCAGCAGAAAACAGTGAGCTCGGGATGCGAGTCAAAAGCATCATCGAATCCGGACGACTCGTACCCACGGAAGTAGTGATGGAAATCATTGCAGATTTTCTACACCACTTACCCGAAGGCAAAGCCGCTTTGTTCGATGGAATTCCACGGTCAGACGATCAACAAAAACTCTTCGACGAACTCATGCAAAAAGAGGGCCGCTCTTTTGTGGGTTTACTCATTGAACTCACCGAAGAAGAAGCCATCAAGCGGCTCACCACTCGTCGTCTGTGCCCGGAGTGTAAAACCATCTACCCCGCTTTTTATGAAAAGGAAACTTGTGAAAAAGATGGAAGCACTTTGATCACCCGCCAAGACGACACGCCGGATGCGATCCGCGTTCGACTCGATACTTTCGTGGAAAAAACCGTCCCTGTCATCGAAGCCTATAAAGCACAAGGAAAAATGTTGATTGTAAAAGGAGAACAATCTATAGATGAGGTGACCAAGGATATTTTTGAAGTCCTTAAACCTCATTTCTCATGCGAGGAAAAGTCAGCATAA
- the secY gene encoding preprotein translocase subunit SecY — MKVLKQIWHSKDLRKKILFTLGIVAVYRLMTHITIPEVNIEALQYVFDKNSLLGAFSLLTGGSSENFSIVLMGLSPYINASIIIQLLTVIIPRLEEISKEGEEGRRRMNRWTRWLTLPLAFLQSYGMITLINAQAQVPIIEGLDGSLVGWDYWATMLPIMLTISAGTLVLMWLGEVISEKGIGNGTSVLIFAGIIAAMPPLIGPTLTLAQSEPERLLPLVAVLLFSLLFTLVVVLFTEGQRRIPVTYAGQRGRGKVEQSFLPIRVNQAGMIPIIFAVSLVTFPSIIGQFLLYADSEWVKALGRFATTQFNGQSWTYIGIYFFLVIAFTFFYVSIVFNPDQVAENIQKRGGFVPGLRPGKETSEYLAKVSNRLNLFGGTMIAFVAVLPIALQLIFAKLSLGSMPMVVSGAGIIIVVGVVLDLVRRINTDLLTHHYERFYKG, encoded by the coding sequence GTGAAAGTTTTAAAGCAAATCTGGCACTCAAAGGATCTGCGAAAAAAGATTCTTTTTACTTTGGGAATCGTTGCGGTTTACCGTTTGATGACTCACATCACAATCCCGGAGGTAAATATTGAGGCTCTTCAATATGTATTTGATAAAAACTCTCTTCTTGGAGCTTTCAGTCTCCTCACCGGAGGAAGCAGCGAGAACTTCTCCATCGTTTTGATGGGGCTTTCTCCATACATCAATGCGTCCATCATTATTCAATTGCTCACCGTTATTATCCCCCGTTTGGAAGAAATTTCCAAAGAAGGAGAAGAAGGCCGCCGAAGAATGAATCGCTGGACCCGTTGGCTCACCTTGCCTTTGGCCTTTTTGCAGTCTTATGGAATGATCACCCTCATCAATGCGCAAGCCCAAGTGCCCATCATTGAAGGTCTCGATGGAAGCCTCGTGGGCTGGGACTACTGGGCAACCATGCTCCCCATCATGCTCACCATCTCCGCAGGAACACTCGTGCTCATGTGGCTGGGTGAAGTGATCTCGGAAAAAGGAATCGGAAACGGAACTTCCGTACTGATTTTTGCGGGAATTATTGCCGCAATGCCCCCCCTCATCGGACCCACTCTCACTCTGGCACAATCTGAACCCGAACGACTTTTGCCACTCGTAGCCGTGCTTTTGTTCTCTCTCCTCTTCACTCTTGTGGTGGTGCTCTTCACCGAAGGACAGCGCCGGATCCCCGTCACTTATGCGGGACAACGAGGTCGTGGAAAAGTGGAACAATCCTTCTTACCTATTCGAGTGAATCAAGCCGGAATGATCCCTATCATTTTTGCAGTCTCTTTGGTGACCTTCCCTTCTATCATCGGACAATTCCTTTTGTATGCTGATTCCGAATGGGTCAAGGCACTTGGCCGCTTCGCAACCACTCAATTCAACGGACAAAGCTGGACTTACATCGGAATCTATTTCTTCTTGGTTATCGCCTTCACCTTCTTCTATGTCAGCATTGTCTTCAACCCCGATCAGGTAGCTGAAAACATTCAAAAACGAGGTGGATTCGTACCTGGACTTCGACCGGGAAAAGAGACCTCGGAATACCTGGCAAAGGTGTCCAATCGTCTCAACTTATTTGGAGGTACCATGATCGCTTTCGTGGCTGTTCTCCCCATCGCACTTCAACTTATCTTCGCAAAATTAAGCCTCGGTTCAATGCCAATGGTCGTGAGTGGAGCAGGAATCATCATTGTGGTGGGAGTGGTATTGGATTTGGTTCGTCGCATCAACACAGACCTCCTCACGCATCACTACGAGAGGTTTTACAAAGGATAG